The following proteins come from a genomic window of Sardina pilchardus chromosome 13, fSarPil1.1, whole genome shotgun sequence:
- the pak4 gene encoding serine/threonine-protein kinase PAK 4: MFKKNKKQQRVQISAPSNFEHRVHTDFDEHEQKFVGLPRQWQSLIEDTAKRPKPLIDATVITTVDPRKTIVRGTNMGVDGSLTWLLDEFETMSIIRSNSLRYSNPAMQAGDFVPTHGHHENGEQPPRYYSHGDGHTEGSERTRPPQKQPAPNSRHSHEEGRSHPQPRGQEPSKERAPGQHPQHRDKARTKERPSERDPEDQVVMRDGGGDRRPKSSYTDRDGGPQSSKDKRPHSGPNIRTPNLPVSDGVVKPAQQTGRPFNTYPCTDNNAWKVPSNQAHSQDLKPGRTKEAAPHNGPSNPSSRPVNSGGKPPVPSRQRGEPQQQQQQQQHHHHASHPALGPDHPTGSGQSLPPAPQQPAPAAPAAPPAQGRSPQREPQRVTHEQFRAALQMVVDPGDPRTYLDHYIKIGEGSTGIVCIATVKSTGKLVAVKKMDLRKQQRRELLFNEVVIMRDYHHENVVEMYNSYLVGDELWVVMEFLEGGALTDIVTHTRMNEEQIATVCLSVLKALAVLHSQGVIHRDIKSDSILLTQDGRIKLSDFGFCAQVSKEVKHRKSLVGTPYWMAPELISRLPYGPEVDIWSLGVMVIEMVDGEPPYFNEPPLKAMKMIRDNLPPKLKNLHKVSPILKGFLDRMLVRDPTQRATAIELLKHPFLGKAGPPSCIVPLMRQNRMR; the protein is encoded by the exons ATGTTTAAGAAAAACAAGAAACAGCAGCGAGTCCAAATTTCTGCCCCTTCCAACTTTGAGCACCGCGTGCACACTGACTTCGATGAGCACGAGCAGAAGTTTGTGGGGCTCCCTCGTCAGTGGCAGAGTCTGATCGAGGACACGGCCAAGCGGCCCAAACCCTTGATCGATGCCACGGTCATCACTACAGTCGACCCGCGCAAG ACCATTGTGCGCGGCACGAACATGGGAGTGGACGGCTCCCTCACCTGGCTGCTGGATGAGTTTGAGACCATGTCGATCATACGGTCCAACTCCCTGAGGTACAGCAACCCCGCCATGCAGGCTGGAGACTTTGTCCCAACCCATGGCCATCATGAGAATGGGGAGCAGCCACCTCGATACTACTCGCATGGGGATGGCCACACGGAGGGTTCAGAAAG GACGAGACCTCCACAAAAGCAACCAGCTCCAAATAGTCGTCATTCGCACGAGGAAGGCCGCTCCCACCCACAACCTCGGGGTCAGGAGCCGAGCAAGGAGCGAGCCCCGGGCCAGCatccacagcacagagacaaaGCACGGACCAAGGAGAGGCCAAGCGAACGAGACCCGGAGGACCAGGTGGTTATGAGGGACGGCGGCGGCGACAGGCGGCCGAAATCCAGCTACACGGACCGGGACGGGGGTCCCCAGTCCTCCAAGGACAAACGGCCGCACTCGGGGCCAAACATTCGTACCCCCAACCTGCCTGTCAGCGACGGGGTGGTAAAGCCAGCACAGCAAACAGGCCGGCCCTTCAATACGTACCCCTGCACGGACAACAATGCTTGGAAAGTCCCCAGTAACCAGGCACACTCACAG GACCTGAAACCAGGAAGAACAAAGGAGGCCGCCCCTCACAACGGCCCCTCCAATCCCAGCAGCAGACCTGTGAACAGCGGGGGGAAGCCGCCGGTGCCGAGCCGGCAACGAGGagagccccagcagcagcagcagcagcagcagcaccaccaccacgcctCGCACCCAGCCCTGGGCCCTGACCACCCCACCGGCAGCGGCCAGTCCCTGCCCCCCGCACCGCAGCAGCCCGCCCCCGccgcccccgccgcccccccAGCACAGGGCCGCTCGCCGCAACGGGAGCCCCAGCGGGTGACGCACGAGCAGTTCCGCGCGGCGCTGCAGATGGTGGTGGACCCCGGAGACCCGCGCACCTACCTGGACCACTACATCAAGATCGGCGAAGGCTCCACCGGCATCGTCTGCATCGCTACTGTCAAAAGCACTGGGAAGCTGGTCGCCGTCAAAAAGATGGACCTGCGCAAGCAACAACGACGCGAGCTGCTCTTCAACGAG gtgGTGATCATGCGGGATTATCACCATGAAAACGTGGTGGAGATGTACAACAGTTACTTGGTCGGGGACGAACTCTGGGTCGTCATGGAATTCCTCGAAGGTGGAGCATTAACAGACATCGTCACCCATACAAG GATGAACGAGGAGCAGATAGCCAcagtgtgcctgtctgtgctaAAAGCACTTGCTGTTCTTCACAGCCAGGGCGTCATTCACCGAGATATCAAGAGTGACTCCATCCTACTCACTCAAGACGGAAGG ATAAAGTTGTCAGACTTTGGCTTCTGTGCCCAGGTGTCAAAAGAGGTTAAGCATCGCAAGTCTCTAGTCGGTACTCCATACTGGATGGCACCAGAACTGATCTCCAGACTACCCTATGGACCTGAG GTGGACATCTGGTCTCTGGGAGTGATGGTAATTGAGATGGTGGATGGAGAGCCCCCATATTTTAACGAGCCCCCTCTCAAGGCCATGAAGATGATCCGTGACAACCTTCCACCCAAGCTGAAGAACCTCCATAAG GTGTCACCAATTCTGAAGGGCTTCTTGGATCGCATGCTGGTGAGGGACCCCACACAGAGAGCCACAGCCATCGAGCTCCTCAAGCACCCCTTCCTGGGCAAAGCAGGTCCGCCTTCCTGCATCGTTCCGCTCATGCGGCAGAACCGCATGAGATGA
- the clrn1 gene encoding clarin-1 — MANRQKKIIFSVGGFLCFACVLIVAAAMGTHFWIKGTVLCKTGAQLVNASGPELDKFIGMVSYGLFHGQRVKQCGLGGRPFRFSFFPDLLDAIPANLHISVIFFCGVLIFFSCVSTAFFLYNAFGSPYETLQGPLGLYLWNFISCVCSCLVMILFGAEVKLHRLSERIANFNEGNFLYKTYTEQYDRSFWLIFLTFLTHGLNILLIRLAGFQFPFQEAKEPDLSTGASDLMY, encoded by the exons ATGGCGAATCGgcaaaagaaaataatattttCAGTAGGCGGTTTTCTATGTTTCGCCTGCGTTTTGATAGTCGCCGCCGCGATGGGTACACACTTTTGGATCAAGGGAACCGTTCTTTGTAAAACAGGCGCGCAGTTGGTCAACGCCTCCGGTCCTGAGCTGGATAAATTTATTGGTATGGTGAGCTACGGACTTTTTCACGGGCAACGCGTGAAGCAATGTGGTCTTGGTGGAAGACCTTTCCGATTTTCAT TCTTTCCTGACCTGTTGGATGCCATCCCAGCCAATCTCCACATCAGTGTGATCTTCTTCTGTGGTGTGCTCATTTTCTTCTCCTGCGTCTCCACGGCCTTCTTTTTGTACAACGCCTTTGGCAGCCCCTATGAGACTCTACAAGGCCCCCTTGGACTGTACCTGTGGAACTTCATCAGCT GTGTCTGCAGCTGTCTGGTCATGATCCTGTTTGGTGCTGAGGTGAAGCTCCATCGCCTCTCTGAACGCATCGCCAACTTCAACGAGGGCAACTTCCTTTACAAGACTTACACGGAGCAGTATGACCGCTCTTTCTGGCTTATCTTCCTCACCTTCCTCACGCACGGCCTCAACATCCTTTTGATACGCCTCGCTGGGTTTCAGTTTCCTTTCCAGGAGGCCAAAGAGCCTGACCTGAGCACCGGGGCATCCGATCTCATGTACTAG